The nucleotide sequence CTGCAGTACCCAATCGGGGACGGTCTCGCGGACCTGCACTCCGGTGAGGCTTCGCACGGTCGGAGTTACGCTTTCCAGGTGCTGGATGTTCATGGTGGAAAGTACATCGATGCCTGCGTCGAGCAGCTCAAATACGTCCTCATACCGCTTGTGATGCTTGCTACCTTCGATGTTCGTGTGAGCAAGTTCGTCGACGAGTGCGACCTGGGGCTTCCGTTTCAGGATTGCGTCAACATCCATTTCTTCAAACACCGTGCCCTTGTAGGGAATCCTCTGACGCGGTACCGCTTCCAGTTGTGCCGCCAAGTCGGCAGTCGACTTCCGCCCGTGTGACTCCACCACGCCTATCACGATATCCTCGCCGCGGCTGTGCCGCCGGATTGCCTCACTCAACATGCTGAAGGTCTTGCCGACGCCCGGGGCATAGCCGAGAAAAAGCTTGAATGAGCCTCCCTTCCTGGTGGGAGCGGCTTCCTCCAGCCATTGTTCTGGGGTCTTGGGCATCGCGAGTATTGTCGTCGAGCAACTCCCAATTGTCGATATGCACGAATACACGTCAGCTACAATCGATCCGTGAAACCAGGGGTCAAGTCGGCGGTTGGCTATGCGGCATCAGCAGGAGCCGTTTGGGCGCTGACGTTCCTGTATTCCGGCGTGATCCATGTCAACCCCACTACGGTTGCGCTCACGTTTCTCCTGGCGGTACTGATTGTTTCTACTTTCTGGGGGCTGAAGCAGGCGGTGCTCGTCGCCGTTTTAGCCGCCTTTGCTTTTAACTACTACTTCTTGCCCCCAGTCGGGACACTCACGATTACCGATCCGAAGGACTGGGTTGCGTTGATTGCTTTCCTCTTGACGGCGGTCATTGCCAGTGAACTTTCCGAACGCGCCCGTCGTGAAGCTCACAACGCAATCGAACGCCGCCACGAAGTCGAACAACTTTACGGATTCAGCCAGCAGCTTTTGTCCAATGACAATTTGCCCGAACTCTTGAATGTTATTCCTGGATACGTTGTCGAATTCTTCGGAGTGACGGCGACGGCGATCTCGCTCTCCAATCGTCCTGATGTCTACCGGTCGGATTCCACGACCAACGAACTCGATCTGCACGATCTCCAGATGACGAGCATGCGCGGGGAGCCGAAGGTGGAGGCGAAACGCGCTTTCATTCCCCTCCGCATGGGGGCGCGTGTCGTGGGCAGCATGGGAGTGGCCGGGGCCGTCCCCTCCAGACAAACGCTCGACGCGATCAGCAGTCTCATCGCGATTGCTGTCGAACGCGTTCGAACCATCGAAAAACTGGGACGAGCCGAGGCCGCCCGGGAGAGCGACCAGCTGCGTTCGGTTCTCCTTGATTCCGTCGCCCATGAATTTCGCACGCCGCTGACTTCCATTAAAGCGTCGGTGACTTCATTGCTTGGCAGTCCTCAGCTACCGGAGGTTGACCGCCGTGAATTGCTGACTGTGATCGACGAGGAGAGCGATCGCCTGAACCGTCTGGTCGGCGAAGCTTCTGAAATGGCGCAACTGGATGCAGGCAAGATCGAGTTGGATTTGCAACCGCACTCGATCCGCGCCGCCATTGACGAAGCACTGGATGAGACCAGGCAAACTCTCGCACAGCACACGGTCAACGTCGAGCTTCCGCCTGACCTCGGCAACATTCGCTACGATCTGGCCCGAATCCATGAAGTGTTTGTGCAGTTGCTGGAGAATGCGTCCAAATACTCTCCGCCCGGCGACCCGATTCACATCACCGCCGAAATAAAAGGAGAATTTCTCATCGCCAGCGTTGCCGACCTTGGCCCGGGCATCGACGACTTCGAACAGGCGCTCATCTTCGACAAGTTCTATCGCGGCCGGAATCAGCGCCTCAGGGTGCAGGGAACAGGAATGGGCCTGGCCATCGCGAAGGCGATTGTGGAAGCACACGGTGGAACCATTGGCGTGACCAGCCAGCCGGGACATGGTTCCGTATTCTATTTTTCCCTACCGATCAAGTAGCTCCGGTCGGGCATCTCTCTTTTTGTAGTGACAGTGTGGCATCAAGTTGCAGGATTTGGAGAGAGTGGTTGTACGCGCTTCCGCTCCTGCGCGCGGCGCTTGCCACTGAAGTGCAGGTGCAACCGATCGAGATACAAGTAGACGACCGGGGTCGTGAAGAGAGTCAGCGCCTGGCTCATAATCAGTCCGCCCACGATCGTGATGCCGAGCGGACGTCTCAACTCCGAGCCTGTGCCAGTACCGAGAGCGAGCGGCAATCCACCTAAAAGTGCGGCCATGGTCGTCATCATGATCGGCCGGAAGCGGTGAATGCAGGCGTCGTAGATCGCTTCAGCCGAAGATTTCCCTTGTTTCTCTGCCTCCAGCGCGAAGTCAATCATCATGATCGCGTTTTTCTTGACAAGGCCGATGAGCAGAATGATGCCGATCATTCCCATGACATTCAGTTCGCTACCCGAGATCAACAAGGCGAGAATCGCGCCTACACCCGCTGAAGGGAGCGTCGACAGAATCGTAAAGGGATGGATGTAGCTCTCGTACAGGACGCCCAGCACGATGTACACGGTGAAAAGCGCGGCGAGGATCAAGAGTGGCTGGCTCGCGAGCGACGACTGGAACGCCGCCGCAGTTCCCTGGAAACTCGCGTTAATCGTTACGGGAAAATTGATCGCCCGTTGTGCCTGGTTGATGGCATCAGTCGCCTTCCCGAGAGACACGCCCGGAGCCAGGTTGAACGATAACGTCACGGCAGGGTACTGGCCCTGGTGATTGACCGCCAACGGAGTGTTCGAAGGTCCGAAGTGTGCCAACGACGATAGCGGCACAGCCGTACCGTTTGCCGCGCGCACGTAAATGTTCTGTAGCGCCTCAATGCTCTTCGAAAATTCCGGCGCGACTTCCATCACGACGTGGTACTGGTTCAACTGTCGATACATGATGGAGACTTGCCGCTGGCCAAATGCGTCGTAAAGCGCGCTATCGATATCCGACGGATCGACACCCAGGC is from Acidobacteriota bacterium and encodes:
- a CDS encoding DUF4118 domain-containing protein, which encodes MKPGVKSAVGYAASAGAVWALTFLYSGVIHVNPTTVALTFLLAVLIVSTFWGLKQAVLVAVLAAFAFNYYFLPPVGTLTITDPKDWVALIAFLLTAVIASELSERARREAHNAIERRHEVEQLYGFSQQLLSNDNLPELLNVIPGYVVEFFGVTATAISLSNRPDVYRSDSTTNELDLHDLQMTSMRGEPKVEAKRAFIPLRMGARVVGSMGVAGAVPSRQTLDAISSLIAIAVERVRTIEKLGRAEAARESDQLRSVLLDSVAHEFRTPLTSIKASVTSLLGSPQLPEVDRRELLTVIDEESDRLNRLVGEASEMAQLDAGKIELDLQPHSIRAAIDEALDETRQTLAQHTVNVELPPDLGNIRYDLARIHEVFVQLLENASKYSPPGDPIHITAEIKGEFLIASVADLGPGIDDFEQALIFDKFYRGRNQRLRVQGTGMGLAIAKAIVEAHGGTIGVTSQPGHGSVFYFSLPIK